A region from the Tahibacter amnicola genome encodes:
- a CDS encoding glycoside hydrolase family 44 protein has product MRMLTLPILLFTAAASAQTAPPLDLYTDALSPAFQNWSWAGGSAGTGSYNLANASPTHAGSASIRFLPQGWGGLLFADVTNVYDAAQYESLTFWIHGGSGSNQVLQLALQHDASTLAAVNVGDYTSGGIVAGTWHAVTIPFNASTGLTAGSFNRVQIMDFTGGTQAQLYIDDIRFNPRTSTPPAGSQSVSIDLSQDRRPVSPLIFGISYGSQQTLAAVRYPLRRWGGNSTTRYNWQADVHSTAGDYFYQNIPDTSGGVGNPPPGNSADAFIDEARANGGEVLMTIPTIGWVPIDDRSNKRWGFSQAKYGPQLMDECRFYAPNPPAWCTADSGNGECDPRVNTNRNYCIPDAGSTTHGLIKNNAPTDTSFAAGPTFWPGWIAHLQARYGTAANGGVRFYALDNEPMLWNSTHRDVHPIAPTYEEVWTKGRDTAIRIKSQDPNAKIFGPVTWGYPDLFTSAADAEDCNCMNGPDRQAHAGKPFVGWYLEQVCAYQQQHGVRLVDYLDLHYYPQGSGIIDFNSENLGVSESASVQQKRLRSLKELYDPTYVSESWIADLGDTDANHYSKPGLLPRVKAWIDQYCPGTKIAITEYNWGPDRGATGALAQAEALAIFAREGVDAAMRWGAPEAGSYAEDAFKLYLNYDGAFSRVAGDSVRTTASAPDTLSAYAIHQSGQKLFLLLFNKSTSPQNVTVTLSAPVNGTWNAYRFHSTNHLAPAGSGSASGTTLSFPGVPARSSTLVVLPNPAGGDVIFANGFQ; this is encoded by the coding sequence ATGCGCATGCTCACATTGCCGATTCTGTTGTTCACTGCTGCCGCGTCCGCGCAAACCGCGCCGCCACTCGACCTGTACACCGATGCGCTCAGCCCGGCATTCCAGAATTGGAGCTGGGCGGGAGGCAGTGCGGGTACCGGTTCCTACAACCTGGCCAATGCATCGCCCACGCACGCGGGCTCCGCATCGATCCGCTTCCTGCCCCAGGGATGGGGAGGCCTGCTCTTTGCCGACGTGACCAACGTCTACGACGCGGCGCAGTACGAATCATTGACGTTCTGGATCCACGGTGGCAGCGGCAGCAACCAGGTGTTGCAGCTGGCCCTGCAGCATGACGCGAGTACGCTCGCCGCCGTGAACGTCGGTGACTACACGAGCGGCGGTATCGTGGCAGGCACCTGGCATGCCGTGACGATTCCCTTCAACGCCAGCACTGGTCTCACCGCCGGCAGCTTCAACCGCGTCCAGATCATGGATTTCACCGGCGGCACGCAGGCCCAGCTGTACATCGACGACATCCGGTTCAATCCGCGCACCTCCACGCCGCCGGCAGGCAGCCAGTCGGTCAGCATCGATCTTTCGCAGGACCGTCGTCCGGTGAGCCCGCTGATCTTTGGTATCAGCTACGGCTCCCAGCAGACCCTCGCCGCCGTGCGTTATCCCCTCAGGCGCTGGGGCGGCAACTCGACCACCCGCTACAACTGGCAAGCCGATGTGCACAGCACGGCGGGCGACTATTTCTACCAGAACATTCCCGATACCTCCGGCGGTGTCGGCAATCCACCGCCTGGAAACTCGGCCGACGCCTTCATCGACGAGGCGCGCGCCAACGGCGGGGAAGTGCTGATGACGATACCGACCATCGGCTGGGTGCCGATCGATGATCGGAGCAACAAGCGCTGGGGATTCTCGCAGGCCAAGTACGGGCCGCAGCTGATGGACGAATGCCGCTTCTACGCCCCGAATCCGCCGGCATGGTGTACGGCGGACTCGGGTAATGGCGAGTGCGATCCCCGGGTGAACACCAACCGCAACTACTGCATTCCGGATGCGGGATCGACCACGCATGGGCTGATCAAGAACAATGCTCCCACCGACACCTCGTTCGCCGCCGGACCGACCTTCTGGCCGGGCTGGATCGCGCACCTGCAGGCGCGCTACGGGACGGCTGCCAACGGCGGTGTGCGCTTCTATGCGCTGGACAACGAACCGATGCTCTGGAACAGCACGCACCGCGACGTGCACCCGATCGCGCCGACTTATGAGGAGGTCTGGACCAAGGGCCGTGATACGGCGATCCGGATCAAGTCGCAGGACCCAAACGCGAAGATCTTCGGACCGGTCACCTGGGGTTATCCCGATCTTTTCACGTCCGCGGCCGATGCCGAGGATTGCAACTGCATGAACGGACCGGACCGGCAGGCGCATGCCGGCAAGCCCTTCGTCGGCTGGTACCTGGAGCAGGTGTGCGCCTACCAGCAGCAACATGGCGTGCGCCTGGTCGATTACCTGGATCTCCATTACTACCCGCAGGGAAGTGGAATCATTGACTTCAACAGCGAGAATCTGGGTGTCTCCGAGAGCGCCAGCGTGCAGCAGAAGCGCCTGCGTTCGCTCAAGGAGCTGTACGACCCCACCTATGTGTCCGAGTCGTGGATCGCCGACCTGGGGGACACCGACGCCAATCACTACAGCAAGCCGGGCCTGCTGCCCCGCGTGAAGGCGTGGATCGACCAGTATTGCCCCGGCACCAAGATCGCGATCACCGAATACAACTGGGGCCCGGACCGCGGCGCGACGGGTGCACTGGCGCAGGCCGAGGCGCTGGCCATCTTTGCGCGAGAAGGTGTTGACGCGGCCATGCGCTGGGGCGCGCCCGAAGCGGGCAGCTATGCGGAAGATGCGTTCAAGCTCTATCTGAACTACGACGGCGCGTTCAGCCGGGTGGCCGGCGACAGCGTGCGTACGACGGCCAGCGCACCCGATACCCTGTCGGCCTATGCCATCCACCAGAGTGGACAGAAACTGTTCCTGCTGCTCTTCAACAAGTCGACATCGCCGCAGAATGTCACAGTGACACTGTCAGCGCCGGTCAACGGCACCTGGAATGCCTATCGTTTCCATTCCACCAACCACCTGGCGCCAGCGGGCTCGGGCAGCGCCAGCGGCACGACGTTGAGCTTCCCGGGTGTCCCCGCCCGCTCTTCGACTTTGGTCGTACTGCCCAACCCCGCCGGCGGCGACGTGATTTTCGCCAACGGCTTCCAGTAA
- a CDS encoding TonB family protein: MAARIEAPSARRSRGSALPKIIAALVVLGAAGGGVWFFFLRGPSSVTPTAQVTEAIEQAATTPVATTTAPADPNAAGKLNTLSVDQLFKEASTALNEQRLVNPPGNNALEFYLKILERDPGNSRAQDALRELFTFAASAAEQDINARNVDGANRVIELLTKADPNNYTLTILRSKLDAQRKIVEREAQQAQAAAEAAARRAAEPAATAARTPATATTAAPDASAATTTAATSPAASGTRPTTPTETATAAAIPPPPVAPATPAGGESRDAELVRQVPPQYPTAALRRRQEGWVQVEFTVTADGRVTNAHVLDSDPPRTFDRAALDAVQRWTFKPAVRNGGAIEATVKRRIEFKM, from the coding sequence ATGGCTGCCCGAATCGAAGCTCCCTCCGCCCGCCGCTCACGCGGCAGTGCACTCCCGAAAATCATCGCTGCCCTGGTCGTGCTTGGCGCCGCCGGCGGAGGCGTCTGGTTCTTCTTCCTCCGCGGCCCATCCTCCGTCACCCCGACCGCGCAGGTCACCGAGGCGATTGAGCAGGCTGCCACGACGCCCGTAGCCACGACGACCGCGCCTGCCGATCCAAACGCCGCCGGCAAGCTCAACACGCTGTCGGTGGACCAGTTGTTCAAGGAGGCCAGCACAGCGCTCAATGAGCAGCGCCTGGTCAACCCGCCCGGCAACAACGCGCTGGAGTTCTACCTCAAGATCCTCGAGCGCGATCCCGGCAACAGTCGAGCCCAGGACGCCCTGCGCGAACTGTTCACCTTCGCTGCCAGCGCCGCCGAGCAGGACATCAACGCACGCAACGTCGACGGTGCCAACCGCGTCATCGAGTTGTTGACCAAGGCTGATCCGAACAATTACACATTGACCATTTTGCGCTCGAAGCTGGACGCCCAGCGCAAGATCGTCGAACGCGAGGCACAGCAGGCGCAGGCGGCTGCAGAAGCAGCTGCACGGCGTGCAGCCGAACCCGCTGCCACTGCGGCGCGCACTCCCGCCACCGCCACCACCGCAGCACCGGATGCCAGCGCTGCCACGACCACGGCCGCCACGTCACCTGCGGCTTCCGGTACGCGTCCAACCACCCCGACCGAGACGGCTACTGCCGCAGCCATTCCACCGCCGCCGGTTGCACCGGCAACGCCCGCGGGCGGTGAATCGCGCGATGCGGAACTTGTACGCCAGGTGCCGCCGCAGTATCCGACCGCGGCGCTGCGCCGTCGTCAGGAAGGTTGGGTGCAGGTCGAGTTCACGGTGACGGCCGACGGCCGTGTAACCAACGCCCACGTACTGGATTCCGATCCGCCACGCACCTTCGACCGCGCTGCGCTCGACGCCGTCCAGCGCTGGACCTTCAAGCCCGCCGTCCGCAACGGCGGCGCGATCGAAGCCACCGTCAAACGCCGCATCGAATTCAAAATGTAA
- a CDS encoding GPP34 family phosphoprotein, with protein MLIAERFLMLVLDPTRGTLALARHDEDTASLCAAGLLLELVAQRRLVASHQRLVLDDSLPPNHPLLGQAGAVLGSLVRPDAATAIAQVARRVAHLPRTLLDSLCRRDLLHRYRDWKFWQADSLRYPLRSRQALNEAVHSLEAATSAPSDLGGLGLMVLADVAGVLAHHLDALHYDHASKALLTLNYAIEEDTPRGAAALIRSALLM; from the coding sequence GTGCTGATTGCCGAGCGCTTCCTGATGTTGGTGCTGGATCCGACGCGCGGCACCCTGGCGCTCGCCCGCCATGACGAGGACACCGCCAGCCTGTGCGCCGCCGGGCTGCTGCTGGAGCTGGTGGCGCAACGCCGGCTGGTGGCTTCGCACCAGCGACTGGTCCTGGATGATTCGCTGCCGCCAAACCACCCGTTGCTGGGTCAGGCGGGCGCTGTACTGGGCAGCCTGGTCCGGCCGGACGCGGCGACAGCCATCGCCCAGGTGGCCCGACGCGTGGCCCACCTGCCGCGCACGTTGCTCGACAGCCTGTGCCGCCGCGACCTTTTGCACCGGTACCGCGACTGGAAGTTCTGGCAGGCCGACTCCCTGCGTTACCCGCTGCGCTCGCGCCAGGCGCTCAATGAGGCCGTGCATTCACTCGAAGCAGCCACGTCGGCCCCGAGCGACCTGGGTGGACTGGGCCTGATGGTGCTGGCCGATGTGGCCGGCGTGCTTGCCCACCACCTGGACGCGCTGCACTACGATCACGCCAGCAAGGCGTTACTCACCCTCAACTACGCCATTGAGGAAGACACGCCGCGCGGCGCCGCCGCACTGATCCGCAGCGCCCTGCTGATGTGA
- a CDS encoding serine hydrolase domain-containing protein, translating to MRLKRFLVIAACLILGTVSIGTVSARTPTKREAARAQAAATQRAKAKATKATKARATKAKAAAVPAAAVVLAAPAPNAGLTAATELNAWLDAVEASGQVAGLAVAVVQGDQVLLQRGVGFADAANRTPVTPSTVFRLASLSKSFAATLAGMLVDKGYLDWQTRVGSILPTFALKDTSAAEKLSIRDILSHRVGLPHNTYDHLLEQDQPYPVLVDRLKEVDPICGVGDCYSYQNIAFSLLGDVTYAVTGDFFYHQVEKRIFHPLGMTTATYGRDALESSPEWARPHTRRGRSWVPFQPRESYYHVAPAAGVNASIKDMSNYLIAHMGGRPDVIPPQLLNTLHTPVVTTPTEMRSSPWRRGRLRNAQYALGWRVYDYAGVNLVFHAGAVQGYRGIIAFFPEYRFGTVMLWNCETSLPTGLLPMLLDRYLGLPQVDWAGIEILERTRVANGGAAR from the coding sequence ATGCGTCTGAAGCGATTCCTGGTCATCGCCGCGTGCCTGATCCTGGGCACAGTGTCTATCGGAACGGTATCGGCGCGTACGCCGACCAAACGCGAAGCCGCCAGGGCGCAGGCAGCGGCGACGCAGCGGGCCAAGGCGAAGGCCACCAAAGCCACCAAGGCGCGCGCGACCAAGGCCAAGGCCGCAGCCGTACCAGCCGCCGCGGTGGTGCTTGCCGCGCCCGCGCCCAACGCCGGGCTGACCGCCGCCACCGAACTCAACGCCTGGCTGGATGCCGTGGAAGCATCGGGCCAGGTCGCCGGCCTGGCCGTGGCAGTGGTCCAGGGCGATCAGGTCCTGCTCCAGCGCGGCGTGGGATTTGCCGACGCGGCCAACCGCACGCCCGTGACGCCGTCGACCGTATTCCGTCTGGCCTCGCTGTCGAAGTCCTTCGCCGCCACGCTGGCCGGCATGCTGGTCGACAAGGGCTACCTCGACTGGCAGACGCGCGTGGGCAGCATCCTGCCGACGTTCGCCCTCAAGGACACCAGTGCCGCGGAGAAGCTCAGCATCCGCGACATCCTCAGCCATCGCGTCGGCCTGCCGCACAACACCTACGACCATCTGCTCGAGCAGGACCAACCCTACCCCGTGCTGGTCGATCGTCTGAAGGAAGTGGATCCGATCTGCGGCGTCGGCGACTGCTACAGCTACCAGAACATTGCCTTCAGCCTGCTCGGCGATGTCACCTACGCCGTCACCGGTGACTTCTTCTACCACCAGGTCGAGAAACGCATCTTCCATCCGCTGGGGATGACCACGGCGACGTACGGGCGCGACGCCCTGGAGTCCAGCCCGGAGTGGGCACGCCCTCACACGCGCCGCGGACGCAGCTGGGTGCCGTTCCAGCCGCGCGAGAGCTACTACCACGTCGCTCCGGCGGCCGGCGTCAATGCCAGCATCAAGGACATGTCCAACTACCTGATCGCCCACATGGGCGGCCGGCCGGACGTGATCCCGCCTCAGTTGCTCAACACCCTGCACACACCCGTGGTGACCACCCCCACGGAAATGCGCTCTTCGCCCTGGCGACGCGGGCGCCTGCGCAATGCCCAGTACGCCCTCGGCTGGCGTGTGTACGACTACGCCGGCGTCAACCTGGTTTTCCACGCCGGCGCCGTGCAGGGCTACCGCGGCATCATCGCGTTCTTCCCGGAGTACCGCTTCGGCACGGTCATGCTGTGGAACTGCGAAACCTCGCTGCCGACGGGCCTCCTGCCGATGCTGCTGGACCGCTACCTGGGCCTGCCCCAGGTGGACTGGGCGGGAATCGAGATCCTGGAACGCACCCGCGTTGCCAACGGCGGCGCCGCGCGCTGA
- a CDS encoding winged helix-turn-helix domain-containing protein — protein sequence MNRTLRVAGKRIDVGALRLIDGDDTRRITPKALAVLLELAREPGHTRTRDELLLRVWHGRAGDGDVLTQVVKELRRLFDDDPTAPRVIETVPRVGYRLLAEPCWDLPAKVDPVPSAPPLRRRSTAGWVRLAGAIATGLILIMAAAYLLLRRMPAPAAMPLPLPVPATPQILTAEPGAEFAPHLSPDGSRVAYVAQDAETGLTRIYVRGTSAAATFTPTRGSATSARPYGRQMVPRLPSCATRTVPASL from the coding sequence GTGAACCGCACACTCCGCGTCGCCGGCAAGCGGATCGACGTGGGTGCGCTGCGTCTGATCGACGGAGACGACACGCGGCGGATCACGCCCAAGGCACTGGCGGTGCTGCTGGAGCTGGCGCGTGAACCGGGCCATACCCGCACACGCGATGAGTTGCTGCTGCGGGTCTGGCATGGCCGGGCCGGCGACGGGGACGTGCTCACCCAGGTGGTCAAGGAATTGCGCCGTCTGTTTGATGACGATCCGACGGCGCCGCGGGTCATCGAGACCGTACCGCGCGTGGGTTATCGCCTGCTCGCGGAGCCGTGCTGGGACCTGCCGGCGAAAGTCGATCCGGTGCCATCCGCGCCGCCGCTGCGGCGGCGTAGCACCGCCGGGTGGGTGCGTCTGGCCGGGGCAATCGCCACGGGCCTGATACTGATCATGGCGGCGGCCTACCTGCTGTTGCGGCGGATGCCGGCGCCCGCTGCAATGCCGTTGCCTTTGCCCGTGCCTGCGACGCCGCAGATCCTCACCGCCGAGCCGGGCGCGGAGTTCGCACCGCATCTGTCGCCGGACGGCTCGCGCGTGGCCTATGTGGCACAGGATGCGGAAACCGGCCTGACCCGCATCTACGTACGAGGTACCTCCGCCGCGGCCACCTTTACGCCCACGCGGGGCTCGGCCACGAGCGCTCGCCCGTATGGTCGGCAGATGGTGCCCAGATTGCCTTCCTGCGCCACCAGAACGGTGCCTGCGAGCTTGTGA
- a CDS encoding TolB family protein produces MTVDALGGPERTRGTCDEAWHAGFDWSPDGSIFIAAGGDGRHPARLRALRAEGGFVDFHYQFDPAAHDDAPRFSPDGRTVAFRRGLLPYSDIYLADWQTGQVRRLTDVAARIRGFDWLPDGRGLVFASDHAGITALYSVPLDGGPVTPLGVAPAQAPDLAHDRTAGAPALTYEIPKTRSRMDGVVVGSDTAALREIAPSTGSDSDPALSPEGTRLAFISDRSGSQQLWLYDAAARQSLPLTTRPNSLYFQPQWRTDGAKLLVTHRVAGRGELVEVDLASQAHRTVSPPEVNVRFGAYAPGSGYLVVADTAADSQLLLIEPADGPGAHLLRTNVAAAGIDASSGDIYYARRDSPDILRLSPAAGTDSLVASLDGRRQWRVANGAAWYFESDGADGVNLVRRDFRDGASSVAWTTTAAIDPDNFALSAEARRLVVTRWTQNDTDIGIVRFVRDRPP; encoded by the coding sequence GTGACGGTCGATGCGCTGGGTGGGCCCGAGCGTACGCGCGGGACGTGCGACGAGGCGTGGCATGCCGGATTTGACTGGTCACCCGACGGCAGCATTTTCATTGCCGCCGGCGGCGACGGCCGCCATCCGGCGCGCCTGCGTGCGCTGCGCGCTGAAGGCGGGTTCGTTGATTTCCACTACCAGTTCGATCCGGCCGCGCACGACGACGCGCCGCGCTTCTCGCCCGATGGCCGTACCGTCGCGTTCCGGCGCGGATTGCTTCCCTACAGCGACATCTACCTGGCCGACTGGCAGACCGGGCAGGTTCGCCGGCTGACCGACGTCGCCGCGCGTATCCGCGGCTTCGACTGGCTTCCCGACGGACGTGGCCTGGTGTTCGCGTCCGATCACGCCGGCATCACGGCGCTTTACAGTGTCCCGCTCGACGGTGGCCCGGTCACACCACTGGGTGTGGCGCCCGCGCAGGCACCGGACCTGGCGCACGACCGCACGGCCGGTGCACCCGCATTGACCTACGAGATTCCGAAAACCCGTTCGCGCATGGACGGTGTCGTGGTCGGCAGCGATACCGCTGCCCTGCGCGAAATCGCGCCATCCACCGGCAGTGATAGCGATCCGGCACTGTCGCCGGAAGGCACGCGCCTGGCTTTCATCTCGGACCGCAGCGGCAGCCAGCAGTTGTGGCTCTACGACGCGGCCGCACGCCAGAGCCTGCCGCTGACCACGCGACCGAATTCGCTCTACTTTCAGCCGCAGTGGCGCACGGACGGCGCCAAGCTGCTTGTCACGCATCGTGTAGCAGGGCGGGGCGAGCTGGTCGAGGTGGACCTGGCCAGCCAGGCGCACCGCACGGTTTCGCCGCCGGAAGTGAATGTGCGCTTCGGTGCCTACGCCCCGGGCAGCGGCTATCTGGTGGTGGCCGACACCGCCGCTGACAGCCAGCTGTTGCTGATCGAACCGGCCGACGGGCCTGGCGCGCACCTGCTGCGTACGAATGTCGCGGCCGCCGGTATCGATGCGAGCAGCGGCGACATCTACTACGCCCGTCGCGACAGCCCCGACATCCTGCGGCTCTCGCCGGCAGCAGGAACCGACTCCCTGGTCGCAAGCCTCGACGGGCGACGCCAATGGCGGGTGGCCAATGGTGCCGCCTGGTATTTCGAAAGCGATGGCGCCGATGGCGTGAACCTGGTCCGGCGCGACTTTCGCGACGGCGCGTCCTCGGTCGCGTGGACCACCACTGCGGCGATCGACCCGGACAATTTCGCACTGAGCGCCGAAGCACGCCGTCTGGTCGTCACGCGCTGGACGCAGAACGACACCGACATCGGCATTGTGCGATTCGTGCGCGACCGCCCTCCCTAG
- a CDS encoding helix-turn-helix domain-containing protein, with protein MKIFSETLRVGARIEWPGETFAQRFGDGLAVAVGAGRGATIACQGVGGIWIPLRGRLKVASGETSFALEPGQLMVSEPEQRIQAGGRSGVLWLALLAQRNGWRRALSRAGAVSLSETALVPAWHGAPPALRRLAVGVVRQALSRTSDYPLQSACDRFLAEILELQSGFDAMVERCPGRTLAQRRNVFLRLQRVRNHMAANCEQELDVPELARMASYSPWHFIRAFHAVYGETPHACLVDRRLERARRLVRASALAISEIAVASGFENRCAFSRLFKQRFGISAAALRRSHGISARKQRLQRCDAGELTLHAVSATRSANWRQLAGATDF; from the coding sequence ATGAAGATCTTCAGCGAGACCCTGCGTGTGGGAGCACGGATCGAATGGCCGGGTGAAACCTTTGCCCAGCGCTTCGGCGACGGACTGGCGGTGGCCGTCGGTGCCGGTCGCGGTGCGACGATCGCCTGCCAGGGCGTCGGCGGAATCTGGATTCCGTTGCGGGGTCGCCTCAAGGTCGCCAGCGGCGAAACCAGCTTCGCGCTGGAACCGGGCCAGCTGATGGTGTCCGAGCCCGAGCAGCGGATCCAGGCCGGCGGCCGGTCGGGCGTGTTGTGGCTGGCGCTGCTGGCCCAGCGCAACGGCTGGCGTCGTGCACTGTCGCGTGCGGGTGCGGTGAGCCTGTCGGAGACGGCCCTGGTTCCCGCGTGGCACGGGGCGCCACCGGCTTTGCGGCGGCTCGCCGTCGGCGTCGTGCGGCAGGCCCTGTCGCGCACCAGCGACTACCCGCTGCAGAGCGCCTGCGACCGTTTTCTGGCGGAGATCCTCGAGCTGCAGTCCGGCTTCGACGCCATGGTCGAGCGTTGCCCGGGCCGCACGCTGGCGCAACGACGCAACGTGTTCCTGCGCTTGCAGCGCGTGCGCAATCACATGGCTGCCAACTGCGAGCAGGAGCTGGACGTGCCGGAACTGGCGCGCATGGCGAGCTACTCGCCCTGGCATTTCATCCGTGCGTTCCACGCCGTTTACGGCGAGACGCCGCACGCCTGCCTGGTTGATCGTCGCCTGGAACGGGCCCGACGCCTGGTGCGCGCCAGCGCGCTGGCCATCAGCGAGATCGCGGTTGCCAGCGGATTTGAGAACCGCTGTGCGTTCTCGCGGCTGTTCAAGCAGCGATTCGGCATCAGCGCCGCCGCGCTGCGCCGTTCGCACGGCATCAGTGCCCGCAAACAGCGCCTGCAACGTTGCGATGCCGGCGAATTGACGCTGCACGCAGTTTCCGCAACGCGGTCGGCCAATTGGCGGCAACTCGCAGGCGCTACAGATTTTTAA